Proteins from a genomic interval of Dendropsophus ebraccatus isolate aDenEbr1 chromosome 6, aDenEbr1.pat, whole genome shotgun sequence:
- the GJA10 gene encoding gap junction alpha-10 protein has translation MGDWNLLGSILEEVHIHSTIVGKIWLTILFIFRMLVLGVAAEDVWDDEQEEFICNTEQPGCRNVCYDQAFPISLIRYWVLQIIFVSSPSLVYMGHALYRLRALEKERQRKRAQLRAELAELEELEGVIDEHRRLERELRKLEEQKKVNKAPLRGSLLRTYVLHILTRSVVEVGFMVGQYLLYGFDLNPLYKCSRFPCPNIVDCFVSRPTEKTIFMVFMHSIAAVSLFLNILEIFHLGIKKIRQGLYGKHIGDVTEDEISICKSKKNSVQQVSMLSNSSPNKIIPLSSSGYKLMPGQQIDSVGLPAYLPPAPGFKEVQMIGNQNQFVNVMANEKHRRSVGQLSNDQHSGQLNMHCKQESHYVESQRMGNHIDQYHGQVLNRTPLDHHVGDPHREGPHISSTQKRNLSSSSEDSNKKSQRNICLGSKSCLKSHQSLDHTRHSTVHPLKSCLHSSHVELPSALRKYSRVSSCKDFAEDRSDSADSGHCKVSSTSRGFSESRLASDPDSSDSRNGSGSESRRREESSSITPPPPSGRRMSMASRGRLSKANPLYRLLV, from the coding sequence ATGGGGGACTGGAACTTGCTAGGAAGTATACTCGAAGAAGTTCATATTCATTCTACTATAGTAGGAAAAATATGGCTCACCATCCTCTTCATATTTAGGATGTTGGTGCTCGGAGTGGCTGCTGAAGATGTTTGGGATGATGAACAAGAGGAATTTATATGTAACACAGAACAGCCTGGTTGCAGGAACGTCTGTTATGACCAAGCCTTCCCTATTTCACTTATTCGGTACTGGGTATTGCAAATCATTTTTGTCTCCTCTCCATCTCTTGTATACATGGGACACGCACTTTACAGACTGAGAGCCCTGGAAAAAGAGAGGCAAAGGAAAAGAGCACAGCTCAGGGCCGAGCTGGCGGAGCTGGAAGAGTTGGAAGGCGTCATTGACGAACACAGGAGACTTGAGAGAGAGCTAAGAAAGCTAGAGGAGCAAAAGAAAGTGAACAAGGCCCCTCTTAGAGGCTCTCTCTTACGTACCTACGTGCTGCATATCCTAACCAGATCTGTTGTCGAAGTTGGCTTTATGGTGGGCCAATATTTGTTGTACGGCTTTGACCTTAACCCTTTGTACAAATGTTCACGGTTCCCATGTCCAAACATAGTAGACTGTTTTGTATCCAGACCAACGGAGAAGACTATTTTCATGGTCTTTATGCATAGTATTGCTGCTGTATCactgtttttaaatattttagaaATTTTCCATTTAGGTATAAAAAAGATCAGACAAGGACTCTATGGGAAACATATTGGCGACGTGACGGAGGATGAAATAAGCATTTGTAAGTCTAAAAAGAATTCGGTGCAGCAGGTTAGCATGCTGAGTAATTCTTCCCCGAACAAGATTATTCCTTTATCTTCAAGTGGCTACAAATTGATGCCTGGTCAGCAAATAGACTCTGTTGGATTACCAGCTTATCTTCCACCAGCACCTGGATTTAAGGAAGTACAAATGATCGGTAACCAAAATCAGTTTGTTAACGTTATGGCCAATGAGAAGCATAGGAGGAGTGTGGGTCAGCTTAGCAACGATCAACATAGTGGACAGCTTAATATGCATTGCAAGCAAGAGTCTCATTATGTAGAATCCCAGAGGATGGGTAATCACATTGATCAATACCATGGACAAGTTCTAAACAGGACCCCCCTTGATCACCATGTAGGGGACCCGCATAGGGAAGGACCCCACATCTCTTCCACTCAGAAAAGGAATCTCTCATCTAGCAGTGAGGACTCAAACAAGAAATCCCAACGTAACATTTGTCTTGGATCCAAAAGCTGCCTTAAAAGCCATCAGTCTTTAGATCATACAAGGCATAGCACTGTGCATCCTCTCAAATCATGCCTTCATTCGAGCCATGTGGAGCTACCATCAGCATTGCGCAAATACAGCAGAGTCAGTAGCTGCAAAGATTTCGCCGAAGATCGAAGCGACTCTGCGGATAGTGGACACTGCAAAGTGAGCTCCACCTCCAGAGGGTTTTCAGAGAGCAGACTGGCCAGTGACCCAGATAGTTCTGATTCAAGGAATGGTTCAGGATCTGAGTCAAGAAGACGAGAGGAAAGTTCCAGCATTACACCTCCTCCCCCATCTGGGCGCAGAATGTCAATGGCAAGTAGAGGCAGACTGTCAAAGGCTAATCCTCTTTACAGGCTGTTGGTCTAG